One region of Halomicrobium urmianum genomic DNA includes:
- a CDS encoding DUF7519 family protein: protein MTTIDRDPVRLSSWVAVSVAVISLGASGFYSWPALAVGSVGLALVGVGVGFGRTGGVTVGAFGLLVAALIAGSQGAPVVWVLLGVAAAVVAWDVGGTAISVGEQLGRAADTRRLEVVHLAGSVGVGAVAAGAGYGLYQVGTGRQPVGALLFLLVAAVLLVVALE from the coding sequence ATGACAACGATCGATCGTGACCCGGTTCGGCTCAGTAGCTGGGTCGCAGTCAGCGTGGCAGTGATCTCGCTAGGGGCGAGCGGCTTCTACTCGTGGCCGGCGCTCGCGGTCGGTTCCGTCGGGCTGGCGCTGGTCGGCGTCGGTGTCGGATTCGGGCGGACTGGCGGCGTCACCGTCGGGGCGTTCGGGCTGCTCGTCGCCGCGCTGATCGCCGGGAGTCAGGGGGCACCGGTCGTCTGGGTGCTCCTCGGCGTCGCGGCGGCAGTGGTCGCGTGGGACGTCGGTGGTACCGCTATCAGCGTCGGCGAACAGCTCGGACGGGCGGCTGACACGCGCCGCCTGGAGGTCGTCCACCTCGCCGGCAGCGTGGGCGTCGGCGCGGTCGCGGCGGGAGCGGGATACGGACTGTACCAGGTCGGGACGGGTCGACAGCCGGTCGGTGCCCTCCTGTTCCTGCTGGTCGCTGCCGTCCTGCTCGTCGTCGCACTCGAGTAG
- a CDS encoding DUF58 domain-containing protein yields MNRRRLAVVGGLLSLAIGALALAVPGAVSIGLDRAFVTVVGLGALVQALRVVQARRHAELDEAETPDPEAAPPSPTPGDNLESVVSGFLDQRRFFQYQSRVRDGLRAAAVAVLAQYTDASEAEARQRLDAGQWTTDRYAAAFLGDDSTADHTAESRLRDVLDRRSAFSRGIERTIDAITAIAGVPPSPDDEGVLDRIRGVVREAGASSDTASTEWTTPGSQSGDAESADRRLRDAHLTGHWRGVSVVALLGIGTGILSEQPAVLLAGVVGVGYAAFARSEALRPGSVAIERTVDERHPDPGDEVTVTVTVTNESGRPLPDVRLVDGVPAALAVADGSPRLGTALRSAESTSLEYTITARRGVYTFTPALIVTRDLAGAVEREQLVESPTTVTCLPPLRPTTEPAPLRALTTPFAGQVETATGGDGIEFHATREYRPGDPPNRIDWNRRARTGELTTVTFRQERSTRVVLLVDARADACVAPDRGPPHAVDRGVAAAGRLFASLAASGNQVGIAAVGSQSCWLAPDAGREHRMQARELLATHPALRPVPTDEQSSTVAWHRRFRKRLAPETQIVFCTPLCDDAANRLARRFEASGYPVTVVAPDPTIDASGSHRLARVARRLRILTLRETGVPVVDWAWDRPLDVALARQPTGGAR; encoded by the coding sequence GTGAACCGACGCCGGCTCGCCGTCGTCGGCGGTCTGCTGTCGCTGGCGATCGGGGCGCTCGCCCTCGCCGTTCCTGGCGCTGTCAGCATCGGCCTCGACAGGGCCTTCGTGACCGTCGTCGGCCTCGGGGCGCTCGTCCAGGCGCTGCGCGTCGTTCAGGCGCGTCGGCACGCCGAGCTCGACGAGGCCGAGACGCCGGATCCGGAAGCCGCGCCCCCGTCCCCGACGCCCGGTGACAACCTCGAGTCCGTGGTGTCGGGGTTCCTCGATCAGCGGCGGTTCTTCCAGTATCAGAGCCGCGTCAGGGACGGGCTCCGTGCAGCCGCGGTCGCCGTTCTCGCGCAGTACACTGACGCCTCAGAGGCGGAGGCCCGGCAACGACTCGACGCTGGACAGTGGACGACTGATCGCTACGCGGCGGCCTTCCTCGGTGACGATAGCACGGCCGACCACACCGCGGAGTCACGGCTCCGGGACGTTCTGGACCGAAGGTCAGCGTTCAGCCGCGGTATCGAACGTACGATCGACGCGATCACGGCGATCGCTGGCGTCCCGCCGTCGCCGGACGACGAGGGCGTGCTCGATCGGATTCGCGGGGTCGTACGGGAGGCGGGAGCCAGCAGCGACACTGCCTCGACCGAGTGGACGACCCCCGGGTCGCAGTCCGGCGACGCGGAGAGCGCAGACCGTCGTCTCCGTGACGCCCACCTGACTGGTCACTGGCGGGGCGTCAGCGTCGTCGCCCTGCTCGGAATCGGCACCGGGATCCTGAGTGAGCAACCGGCGGTCCTGCTGGCCGGCGTCGTCGGAGTCGGGTACGCCGCGTTCGCGCGATCCGAGGCGCTCCGCCCGGGGAGCGTCGCGATCGAGCGGACGGTCGACGAGCGGCACCCGGACCCCGGCGACGAGGTTACGGTGACGGTCACCGTGACCAACGAGAGCGGCCGCCCCCTTCCCGACGTTCGACTCGTCGACGGCGTGCCCGCAGCACTTGCGGTGGCCGACGGGTCGCCGCGGCTCGGGACGGCGCTGCGGTCCGCCGAGAGCACCAGCCTCGAATACACGATCACCGCGCGGCGGGGCGTCTACACCTTCACCCCAGCGCTGATCGTCACGCGCGACCTGGCCGGCGCCGTCGAACGGGAACAACTCGTCGAGTCGCCGACGACAGTGACATGTCTCCCTCCGCTTCGACCGACGACTGAACCGGCACCGCTCCGAGCGCTGACCACGCCGTTCGCCGGCCAGGTCGAGACCGCGACCGGCGGCGACGGGATCGAGTTCCACGCGACCCGCGAGTACCGGCCCGGCGATCCCCCCAACCGGATCGACTGGAATCGCCGGGCCCGAACGGGAGAGCTGACGACCGTCACGTTCCGGCAGGAGCGGTCCACCCGGGTCGTGCTACTCGTCGACGCACGGGCCGACGCCTGCGTCGCACCGGACCGCGGGCCGCCCCACGCTGTCGACCGGGGAGTCGCGGCCGCCGGCCGGCTCTTCGCGTCGCTGGCGGCGTCGGGGAACCAGGTCGGGATCGCCGCAGTCGGGTCGCAGTCCTGCTGGCTCGCGCCCGACGCCGGCCGGGAGCATCGGATGCAGGCGCGGGAACTGCTCGCGACGCATCCGGCGCTACGACCGGTCCCGACCGACGAGCAGTCCTCGACCGTGGCGTGGCACCGGCGCTTCCGGAAGCGGCTGGCGCCGGAGACGCAGATCGTCTTCTGCACGCCGCTGTGCGACGACGCGGCGAATCGGTTGGCCCGGCGGTTCGAGGCGTCCGGCTATCCGGTGACGGTCGTCGCGCCGGATCCGACGATCGACGCCTCGGGCAGCCACCGGCTGGCCCGCGTCGCGCGCCGGCTCCGGATACTGACGCTTCGCGAGACCGGCGTCCCAGTCGTCGACTGGGCGTGGGACCGGCCGCTCGACGTCGCGCTCGCCCGGCAGCCGACCGGAGGGGCACGATGA
- a CDS encoding DUF4129 domain-containing protein — protein sequence MDQTSRTIVLAALAVLAVTFAAATLDSTVSTEPSGPDGPGSGEGSGTGGLAPPQYGDSPGNALQIPFLSEILVLLAALAALAVLAYLYVYWRSVLRVVAGTAVLLGLFALLAQFLSFQASPPAPALPAPIDGNPVGGGGGGESTQPSPFPLLATFVLGVVLVGSLAAVFRDRSDSSEATTSAPETTDDADAAAVGQAAGRAADNLEETEDVENEVYRAWREMTGLLDVDDPETSTPTEFADAAIDAGMGRTDVRELTRLFQTVRYGNVEPDEDHEQRAIDVLRRIEARYTEDGS from the coding sequence ATGGACCAGACGTCTCGCACCATCGTCCTCGCCGCCCTCGCAGTGCTCGCCGTGACGTTCGCAGCCGCGACACTCGATTCGACGGTGTCGACGGAACCGAGCGGTCCCGACGGGCCCGGCAGTGGTGAGGGGTCCGGCACCGGCGGACTCGCACCGCCCCAGTACGGCGACTCACCGGGCAACGCCCTTCAGATCCCGTTTCTCTCGGAGATACTCGTCCTGCTAGCGGCGCTGGCAGCGCTCGCGGTCCTCGCTTATCTCTACGTCTACTGGCGATCGGTCCTGCGCGTCGTCGCTGGCACCGCTGTGCTTCTCGGTCTCTTCGCGCTTCTGGCTCAGTTCCTGTCCTTCCAGGCCAGTCCGCCGGCTCCCGCGCTGCCGGCGCCCATCGACGGGAACCCCGTCGGCGGCGGCGGTGGCGGCGAGTCGACGCAGCCGTCTCCGTTTCCGCTGCTCGCGACGTTCGTTCTCGGCGTCGTCCTCGTCGGGAGTCTCGCCGCCGTCTTCAGGGATCGAAGTGACTCGTCCGAGGCGACGACCAGTGCGCCCGAGACGACGGACGACGCGGACGCGGCAGCCGTCGGACAGGCTGCGGGACGGGCGGCCGACAACCTCGAGGAGACCGAGGACGTCGAGAACGAGGTCTACCGCGCCTGGCGTGAGATGACCGGACTGCTCGACGTCGACGACCCGGAGACCAGCACCCCGACCGAGTTCGCCGACGCCGCGATCGACGCCGGCATGGGCCGGACGGACGTACGAGAGCTCACGCGGCTGTTCCAGACGGTCCGGTACGGGAACGTCGAGCCGGACGAGGACCACGAGCAGCGGGCGATCGACGTCCTCCGGCGCATCGAAGCCAGGTACACGGAGGACGGGTCGTGA
- a CDS encoding HalOD1 output domain-containing protein produces the protein MDNRLDWDPELQVYRVNLDAIEYRSISVAVVRSVAVLEDTSPTALQPLQKSIDPDALDDLLRQTDEDTRECRIHFRYQGYSIRVIADSEIRLSPSGNTETIAASGR, from the coding sequence ATGGATAACAGACTCGATTGGGATCCTGAATTACAGGTGTACCGCGTGAACCTCGATGCGATTGAGTACCGGTCGATAAGTGTCGCCGTCGTTCGGAGCGTCGCCGTGCTCGAGGATACGTCGCCAACTGCCCTCCAACCGCTTCAGAAATCTATCGATCCCGACGCGCTCGATGACCTCTTGCGCCAAACGGACGAAGATACACGTGAATGCCGAATTCACTTCCGGTATCAGGGATACAGTATCAGAGTCATCGCGGATAGTGAAATCAGACTGTCACCCAGTGGTAATACGGAAACGATAGCTGCATCCGGCAGGTAG
- a CDS encoding cytochrome c biogenesis CcdA family protein encodes MEPFSSPSILVAAYAAGVLMFFAPCSVGLLPAYLSYFYTHDENPSPTDQTSGGERSLLRSIVLVHGVIVFLAGAIPLFYMAVAGIRVLLPGYNLIVPIAKLGTGSYIPPVVVVVAGTVLMLLGLGQRAVRDGVRVGGFVTLGVIAIYLLIGGIVLVLGQWIEPYLVSMELLVGPLLIGIGILYYYNISPLQSIRLPERGSATIPAFVVFGIIYGVGSLACNLPVFLGMVLTSFTTEGLVGGLAVFVAFAVGMGTLILGVSVAARVTGNTVSLGKYGRVARLVGSTAFVLIGIYVTWYSLRSFEYLPGNAFFG; translated from the coding sequence ATGGAACCGTTCTCGTCTCCATCAATACTCGTAGCGGCCTACGCTGCGGGGGTATTGATGTTCTTCGCGCCGTGTAGCGTCGGCCTCCTCCCAGCCTACCTCTCGTATTTCTATACGCACGATGAGAATCCGAGTCCGACTGATCAGACATCCGGAGGAGAACGCAGTCTGCTCCGATCAATAGTCCTCGTTCACGGCGTCATCGTGTTTCTCGCCGGAGCGATTCCGCTGTTCTACATGGCGGTCGCTGGTATCCGTGTCCTCCTCCCCGGCTACAATCTAATTGTCCCGATTGCGAAACTCGGGACAGGTAGTTATATTCCCCCAGTTGTAGTTGTTGTCGCCGGCACCGTTCTCATGCTACTGGGGCTTGGACAACGTGCCGTGAGAGATGGAGTTCGCGTCGGCGGTTTCGTGACACTCGGGGTGATCGCTATCTATTTACTAATCGGTGGGATCGTTCTCGTTCTCGGGCAGTGGATCGAGCCGTATCTCGTTTCAATGGAACTCCTTGTGGGGCCGCTCCTGATTGGCATTGGTATCTTGTACTATTACAACATCTCGCCGTTACAGTCGATTCGATTGCCTGAGCGTGGCTCGGCGACGATTCCCGCCTTTGTTGTATTCGGTATCATCTATGGGGTTGGGAGCCTTGCATGTAACCTCCCGGTGTTTTTGGGAATGGTGCTCACGTCGTTCACGACCGAAGGATTAGTTGGTGGACTCGCTGTATTCGTTGCATTTGCAGTAGGAATGGGAACGCTCATTCTCGGTGTGAGCGTAGCCGCCCGCGTCACTGGCAACACAGTATCACTCGGCAAGTACGGGCGAGTTGCACGTCTCGTAGGGAGTACGGCATTTGTGCTAATTGGTATTTATGTCACGTGGTATTCGCTCCGCTCCTTCGAGTATTTACCGGGCAACGCGTTCTTCGGGTGA
- a CDS encoding pyridoxal phosphate-dependent aminotransferase, producing the protein MNEPSTIEKGGAEFEGVTLLLCENPLPPIDEAIEAARDELPRSNHYTEPHSAPLRDRLSDRIGVSTEHIHINAGSELILRQVFDRFGQHVHLLTPTYPLFPEIADQYTETRLHPEADFQFDLSELEIPDETSLAVVVNPNNPNGSAVGMDALPEILKANPETWFLVDEAFVDFVDETVAHLVPEYDNLLVTRTLSKAHSLAGFRVGYAVLPTPLAEELNAGNDAYPLAKPSQAAAVATVEHEAKIRERIKRLRSWTDQLAEDLRSLGVRTFPTETYFFLADFSPHDASDVAARLRERQIFAKPLDDERLGDGYMRVTTARPGDNERVVEALREIL; encoded by the coding sequence ATGAACGAGCCCTCGACGATAGAGAAAGGCGGAGCCGAGTTCGAAGGCGTCACACTCCTGCTCTGTGAGAATCCGCTGCCACCGATCGACGAGGCGATCGAGGCTGCCCGCGACGAACTTCCCCGGAGCAACCACTACACGGAACCACACTCCGCACCGCTCCGTGACCGCCTCAGTGATCGCATCGGTGTCTCGACGGAACACATCCACATCAACGCGGGTTCGGAGTTGATTCTACGACAGGTGTTCGATCGGTTCGGTCAGCACGTTCACCTCCTGACACCGACCTACCCGCTGTTCCCGGAAATCGCCGATCAGTACACTGAAACGCGACTTCACCCGGAAGCCGACTTTCAGTTCGACCTCAGCGAGCTGGAGATTCCTGACGAGACGTCGCTCGCGGTCGTCGTCAATCCCAACAACCCGAACGGAAGCGCCGTCGGAATGGATGCCCTCCCCGAAATCCTCAAAGCCAACCCCGAGACTTGGTTCTTGGTCGACGAAGCGTTTGTCGACTTCGTCGACGAGACAGTGGCCCATCTCGTACCGGAGTACGACAACCTGCTCGTGACTCGGACGCTCTCGAAAGCCCACAGCCTGGCGGGCTTTCGGGTGGGGTACGCGGTACTCCCGACGCCACTAGCCGAGGAGTTGAACGCGGGCAACGACGCCTATCCGCTGGCGAAACCAAGTCAGGCAGCCGCAGTCGCGACGGTCGAACACGAAGCGAAGATCAGAGAACGCATCAAGCGGCTTCGCTCGTGGACCGATCAACTCGCCGAGGACCTCCGTTCGCTGGGTGTCAGGACGTTCCCGACGGAGACGTACTTCTTCCTCGCGGACTTCAGCCCACACGACGCCAGTGATGTCGCAGCACGATTGCGAGAACGGCAGATATTCGCGAAACCACTCGACGACGAGCGACTCGGCGACGGGTATATGCGGGTGACGACTGCCCGGCCCGGGGACAACGAACGCGTTGTCGAAGCGCTGAGAGAGATTCTCTAA
- a CDS encoding class I SAM-dependent methyltransferase gives MPKAEPFERHTERYEGWFEEHEAAYQSELEALRRLVPTTGYGIEIGVGSARFAAPLGMQVGIDPAEKMLEYARERGIEVVKGVAEFLPFEDGTFDTALIVTTICFVDDIPQTLTEAARVLRPDGALVIGYIDKNSPVGERYRETQAQNPFYRDAVFVSTEELVDALEAVGFTDFEFVQTIYDWPGDIEGSEPIESGYGDGSFVGIRATR, from the coding sequence ATGCCGAAGGCAGAACCGTTCGAGAGACACACCGAGCGGTACGAGGGATGGTTCGAGGAACACGAGGCCGCCTATCAGTCCGAACTGGAGGCCCTCCGACGCCTCGTTCCGACGACGGGGTACGGAATCGAGATCGGCGTCGGGAGCGCTCGATTCGCTGCGCCGCTCGGGATGCAAGTCGGCATCGATCCAGCCGAGAAGATGCTCGAATACGCTCGTGAGCGCGGGATCGAGGTGGTCAAAGGCGTCGCCGAATTTCTCCCCTTCGAGGACGGGACGTTCGACACCGCGTTGATCGTGACGACGATCTGCTTCGTCGACGACATTCCACAGACGTTGACCGAGGCGGCACGCGTTCTCAGACCGGACGGCGCGCTCGTGATAGGATACATCGACAAGAACAGTCCCGTGGGAGAACGCTATCGGGAAACGCAGGCCCAGAATCCCTTCTACCGGGACGCAGTTTTCGTCTCGACCGAGGAACTCGTCGACGCGCTCGAAGCCGTGGGATTCACCGACTTCGAGTTCGTCCAGACCATCTACGACTGGCCCGGCGATATCGAAGGGTCCGAACCGATCGAATCGGGATACGGAGACGGTTCCTTCGTGGGGATCAGGGCGACTCGGTAG
- a CDS encoding ZIP family metal transporter: protein MVAFPDEFYWIAAFAIVAALVNSAGIIAIFRHREWAERSLPYLMCFAAGILITTPLIHALPNAVGNNADAGFTALAGFLFMYLSNQVIKRRTGEETLAFGVTAAEGIGIHSLIDGVVYTVTFNISLLTGVLAGTGLVVHEFAEGVITYLVLLKGDMTERTAATYAFFVAALTTPIGTFVAYPLVRGVGKSDLGLLLGFVSGVLIYVSAAHLLPEAQSYEKEHSMLALLAGVGLALFIVFARAM from the coding sequence ATGGTAGCGTTTCCAGATGAGTTCTACTGGATTGCAGCATTTGCCATTGTCGCGGCGCTTGTGAACAGTGCGGGAATCATCGCTATATTTCGACACCGGGAGTGGGCGGAACGATCGCTCCCGTATCTCATGTGCTTCGCTGCGGGGATTCTCATCACGACGCCGTTGATTCATGCCCTCCCGAACGCGGTCGGGAACAACGCTGATGCGGGCTTCACCGCCCTGGCTGGCTTCCTCTTTATGTATCTCTCTAACCAAGTGATCAAACGTCGCACCGGAGAGGAGACGCTCGCGTTCGGGGTGACTGCTGCGGAGGGCATCGGGATTCACTCGCTGATCGACGGCGTCGTCTACACCGTCACGTTCAACATCTCGCTGCTGACCGGCGTTCTGGCCGGAACCGGACTGGTCGTCCACGAATTCGCCGAGGGGGTCATCACGTATCTCGTCTTGCTGAAGGGTGACATGACGGAACGAACGGCCGCAACGTACGCGTTTTTCGTCGCGGCATTGACGACACCGATCGGCACCTTCGTCGCCTATCCACTGGTGCGCGGTGTGGGGAAAAGCGATCTGGGCCTCCTGCTTGGCTTCGTCTCGGGCGTGCTGATCTACGTCTCTGCGGCCCATCTGCTCCCCGAAGCACAGTCGTACGAGAAGGAGCATTCGATGCTCGCCCTCCTGGCCGGTGTCGGCCTGGCGTTGTTCATCGTATTCGCGCGGGCGATGTGA
- a CDS encoding transposase, with protein MSSQPSTLPKHEIAVSIKEQVEGLACLHDNSTRIIADLDIGDHWFSGYEHSEMARFNYEGMVKTFLYMHTKRFTEAKTARRMKGAAFIYVQFDFDHPPTKQDINYNKKNRFTRKEQQLLKSLGALIHHICADHDNVRIDTTVEPALEPEDIEGTDIKEEQIMDAVERASNLGFSGFSADRASNAKYVLDAYLERQAFLNMGNASATTPKRRFERVSDREEVPHGSSHNRTMKKIADPDSQLTFDEFVDGGRIPDWQRIRDETLDAFHTGVERILDEIQSDEHKEAGFREPVNAALDIVTWNFWPSPFKKRADADPGEQPVTYTTSSGHTRTKYLKNDYPVMASGFKESHERGYKFATLTIVAENTPIVLAIEPVRDARAWGDTEDDFRTSRADIVDRLLEQAQRHVDINKVFADREFDTHEVRHVIDQRDLYYVIGKKKQSDEDKQNIEEVEEDPVIDVQVEYASLTVDGATHDLSIIYTPKDAAIENEEDDNGDDGDEYTIFTTNYRVGPDRAKGITAQYRDRWMIENQYKSIRKYLLPSSASKDCRVRFLYFTIGVMMHNVWRLTNFLLRDEVDVDLGEKPPLRAGEIIELVAFCLFDPGD; from the coding sequence ATGTCATCTCAACCCTCAACCCTGCCGAAGCACGAGATTGCCGTCTCCATTAAGGAGCAGGTTGAAGGGCTCGCTTGTCTCCACGATAACAGTACTCGGATTATTGCGGATCTCGATATTGGGGACCACTGGTTCAGTGGATACGAGCACTCCGAAATGGCCCGGTTCAACTACGAAGGGATGGTCAAGACCTTCCTCTATATGCACACCAAGAGGTTCACCGAAGCTAAAACAGCACGCCGAATGAAGGGCGCGGCGTTCATTTATGTCCAGTTCGACTTCGACCATCCACCAACGAAGCAAGACATCAATTACAACAAGAAAAACCGGTTCACGCGAAAGGAGCAGCAGCTGTTGAAAAGCTTGGGTGCGTTGATCCACCACATCTGTGCGGACCACGACAACGTCCGGATAGACACCACGGTTGAGCCCGCACTGGAGCCTGAAGACATCGAAGGCACAGATATCAAAGAAGAGCAGATAATGGACGCTGTTGAGAGAGCGTCAAACCTCGGATTCTCCGGGTTCTCTGCTGACCGAGCGAGTAACGCGAAGTACGTGTTGGACGCCTATCTTGAACGGCAGGCGTTCCTGAACATGGGGAACGCCTCTGCAACCACGCCGAAGCGTCGGTTCGAACGGGTGAGTGATCGAGAAGAGGTACCGCACGGGTCATCGCATAACCGAACGATGAAGAAAATCGCAGACCCGGACTCGCAACTCACTTTCGATGAGTTCGTAGACGGCGGCCGAATCCCCGACTGGCAACGAATCCGTGACGAAACGCTCGATGCATTCCACACCGGTGTGGAACGTATCTTGGACGAGATCCAGTCAGACGAACACAAGGAGGCCGGGTTTCGAGAACCGGTCAACGCCGCACTGGATATTGTGACGTGGAACTTCTGGCCGTCACCATTCAAGAAGCGAGCAGACGCCGATCCTGGTGAGCAGCCAGTCACGTACACAACCAGTTCCGGGCATACCCGGACAAAGTACCTCAAAAACGACTACCCAGTGATGGCGTCCGGGTTCAAAGAGAGTCACGAACGCGGGTACAAGTTCGCCACGCTCACGATCGTCGCCGAGAACACACCGATTGTTCTGGCGATTGAACCCGTCCGTGACGCCCGCGCGTGGGGAGACACAGAGGATGACTTCCGAACATCGCGTGCAGACATCGTGGATCGGCTCTTAGAACAGGCACAGCGGCACGTGGACATTAACAAGGTGTTCGCCGACCGTGAATTCGATACTCACGAAGTCCGGCACGTGATCGACCAGCGTGACCTGTACTACGTCATCGGGAAGAAGAAGCAATCTGATGAGGATAAGCAGAACATCGAAGAAGTCGAAGAAGATCCAGTGATTGATGTGCAGGTCGAGTACGCCTCGCTCACCGTTGATGGGGCCACACACGACCTGAGCATCATATACACCCCTAAGGACGCAGCCATCGAGAACGAGGAAGACGACAACGGTGATGACGGGGATGAGTACACGATCTTCACGACCAACTACCGGGTTGGCCCTGACAGAGCGAAGGGAATCACGGCGCAGTACCGTGACAGGTGGATGATAGAAAACCAATACAAATCCATCCGCAAATACCTCCTGCCATCGTCAGCATCGAAGGATTGCCGCGTACGGTTCCTGTACTTCACCATCGGCGTAATGATGCACAACGTGTGGCGGCTAACGAACTTCCTGCTCCGCGATGAAGTCGATGTGGACCTAGGTGAGAAACCCCCGCTGCGAGCCGGGGAGATTATCGAGCTGGTGGCGTTCTGCCTGTTCGATCCTGGCGACTGA
- a CDS encoding IS5 family transposase, which yields MDALPKSRLLRFVERAMVLARRAVPRFSSRYSRKRFTLRQHVVLLCLKVKKTTTYRDLVDELIEMPRIRDALDLDAIPAPSTLCKAFDRLEMAVWRVLLNASLSDVPMNGVAGIDASGFERAHASTHYTKRTNLTIQQLKTTLLVDTATNTVLDIHVTTTRKHDTQIAPQVVKRNAASIAVLTGDKGYDDQTIRQLAREHDVRPLIKHREFTPLHKAWNARLDTDLYHQRNMNETVNAAIKQKYGAFVRSRIWWKQFRELVIKCIVYNIERFLGD from the coding sequence ATGGATGCGCTCCCTAAATCACGGCTTCTTCGATTCGTTGAACGAGCTATGGTATTGGCTCGTCGTGCCGTGCCACGGTTTTCAAGTCGCTATTCGCGGAAGCGGTTCACGCTCCGACAACACGTTGTCCTGCTCTGTCTCAAAGTGAAGAAGACAACCACGTACCGCGACCTCGTTGACGAACTCATCGAAATGCCCCGCATCCGCGACGCCCTCGACCTTGATGCGATCCCCGCGCCATCGACACTCTGCAAAGCCTTCGACCGTTTGGAGATGGCAGTCTGGCGCGTTCTCTTAAACGCCTCGCTCTCGGACGTGCCGATGAACGGTGTCGCCGGCATCGATGCGTCCGGATTTGAGCGGGCGCATGCCTCAACTCACTACACGAAGCGAACGAACCTCACCATCCAGCAGTTGAAGACAACGCTGCTGGTCGATACGGCGACCAACACCGTGCTCGATATCCACGTAACTACGACACGGAAACACGATACACAGATTGCGCCACAGGTGGTGAAACGGAACGCAGCGTCCATCGCAGTCCTGACCGGTGACAAGGGATATGACGACCAGACGATCCGCCAGCTCGCCCGTGAGCACGACGTTCGACCACTCATCAAACACCGTGAGTTCACACCACTCCACAAGGCGTGGAACGCACGACTGGACACAGACCTCTACCATCAACGGAATATGAACGAGACAGTCAACGCGGCGATCAAACAGAAATACGGCGCATTCGTCCGGTCGCGTATCTGGTGGAAACAGTTCCGCGAGCTCGTCATCAAATGCATTGTGTACAACATAGAGCGGTTTCTTGGAGACTGA
- a CDS encoding bacterio-opsin activator domain-containing protein, which translates to MSVILEFTIETDAFELGRVLARPPPHGHIELERVIPTQSNLMPFLWVTGVDTDAFEASVREQPSIKTIHALDHVEGSTLYRIEWATRPADILAALADADAVVLEASGDGVWEFRVRFPDHDKLSTFHNAIIKEDIPIHIDRTYTLSEPTATGHPLGLTTGQREALVLALNWGYFASPSETSLDDIADELGISRQAVSKRIRRGNETVLRKTLLSSAEDFT; encoded by the coding sequence ATGAGCGTTATCCTGGAGTTCACAATCGAGACTGATGCCTTCGAACTCGGGCGGGTGTTAGCTCGTCCGCCTCCACACGGGCATATCGAACTCGAACGCGTCATCCCCACGCAGAGCAATCTGATGCCGTTTCTATGGGTGACCGGCGTGGACACTGACGCGTTCGAAGCGTCGGTGCGGGAACAGCCGAGTATCAAGACCATCCATGCACTCGACCACGTCGAGGGAAGCACGCTGTACCGCATCGAGTGGGCCACCCGGCCAGCGGACATACTGGCAGCCCTCGCAGACGCCGACGCTGTCGTTCTCGAAGCAAGTGGGGACGGCGTGTGGGAGTTTCGGGTTCGGTTTCCCGACCACGACAAACTCTCGACGTTCCACAACGCCATCATCAAAGAGGACATCCCCATCCACATCGACCGGACGTACACACTGTCCGAGCCGACCGCCACTGGCCACCCGCTCGGGCTCACGACCGGCCAGCGAGAGGCGCTCGTGCTGGCGCTCAACTGGGGCTACTTCGCAAGCCCGAGCGAGACGAGTCTCGACGACATCGCCGACGAGCTCGGGATCTCCCGGCAAGCGGTGTCGAAACGCATCCGTCGGGGCAACGAAACAGTCCTCCGCAAGACCCTGCTATCCTCGGCCGAGGATTTCACGTGA
- a CDS encoding DUF7344 domain-containing protein produces MSSDATSEPDADRAPDSFDVVVSALLNEQARRVVEFFQISGEQVVSRDALVDHLHDMTETADDREQVAIRLTHVTLPKLDDVGLVEYDRQSHTVRYREPPLPEWVSAFLTLREEAI; encoded by the coding sequence ATGTCCAGCGACGCCACCAGCGAGCCTGACGCAGACCGGGCCCCAGATAGCTTTGATGTCGTGGTATCAGCCCTGTTGAACGAGCAAGCGCGGCGGGTGGTCGAATTCTTCCAGATATCGGGAGAGCAGGTCGTCTCGCGCGATGCGCTTGTAGACCACCTGCACGACATGACGGAGACAGCCGACGACCGAGAGCAGGTTGCAATCAGACTCACGCACGTCACGCTTCCGAAACTGGACGATGTCGGACTGGTCGAGTACGACCGCCAGAGTCACACGGTCAGATATCGAGAGCCCCCTCTGCCTGAGTGGGTGTCCGCGTTCCTCACTCTCAGGGAAGAGGCCATCTGA